The DNA sequence ATGCCGGCCACGTTGGCGACGAAAACCGCCTCGGCCCGCGCTACGTCGGCCGGCGTAAACAGGTCTTCCACGCAGGCAAGGCCGTGTTGCCGGGCCACGCGTAGCAGGTGAGCCCGCCGCACGCCGGCTACGCAGCCCGTAGTCAGGGCCGGGGTGTAAAGCTTGCCTTCTTTCAGCCAGAAAACAGCGGCCGCGCCGGCCTCGGCTACGTGGCCGGCGGCCGTGGTGAGAATGATTTCGTCGAGGCCGCGCTGCTGCCGCTCGTGCGCCGCCCGCACGTAGAGCCACGCCTGCGGCCCTTTGCAAAAACTGAGTGGGGACGGCTGGGCGTGCGTTTGCCGGGCGAAATCCACTACTTCCAGCGGACTATCATTCTCCTCGAACCCCTCGGCCGTGGCCAGCCATTCGGCCTGGTCGGTGAGGGGCGTGTAGCGGCCCGCGCCGGTGCGCCACACCTGCAAGCGCAGGCGGACGGGCCCGGTGCTTATGGCCTGCACCAGGCGGGCGAGGGTGGCTTCCAGGGCGGCCGCCGAGGCCAGCGCGGCCGGCAGTGTGAGGTAGAGGGCCGCCGCCGCGCTGGTCATGCGGGCGTGGTGGTCGGCGGCGTACCGCAGGCGGTTATCCGCGAAAACCAGGGTTTCGAAAAAACCGTCCCCGAAAGCCAGCCCACGGTTGGGCAGCGGCAGAGTCGCAGTCGGCAGCAGAACGTCGTTGAGCAGCAGCATAAGCTGCAAGGTAAGGCGCAAATCCTACGGGCCGGCACAAAAAAAGGGCGAACCTCGCGAGGTTCGCCCTTTTCCGGTTGGGGTTGCCCCGCCGCCCTATTGCACCTGAATGCGACGGGTCACGATACCCTCGGCATACACGACGCGCAGCAGGTAGATGCCCGCTGGCAGCGCCTCGACGGCCAGCGTGGCCGGGGCGGCGCCGCTCAGCGTACGGCGCAGCACGGGCCGACCCAGCGCGTCGAGCAGCTCCAGGGCCTGGGCGTGGGCCGAGGCGTCGGGGACTACGGTCAGCTGCTGTTGCGCGGGCACGGGCCAGGCCTGGGTGCGGTCGGCTACGGCCTGCGGGGCAGCCACGTGCAGCACGTTTGGCACGATGAGACGCGCCAGGGCCATGTCGGCCTGCCCGCCGATGGTGGTGAAAAAGCCGCCGGCCAGCACCGCGCCGCTGGGTTCAATCAGCAGGCTGCGGACACTGCCGTTAGGCACGGCCGTGGCGGCAAACGTGGCGTCGGCCGTGCCGTTGGCCAGCACGCGGGCCAGGTTGGTGGGCAGCGAGGAGCTGGTAAAGCTGCCGCCCACCAGCACGCGGTTGTTGGGCTGCACGGCCAGGGTGTAGATGGTGCCGGTCAGGGCGGGCGGGGTGAAGCCCGCGTCCAGGGTGCCATCGGCGTTCAGTCGGGCCAGGTTAGCCCGCACCGAGCCGTTCACCGCCCCGAAGACTCCACCCGCTACCAGCTTGCCGTCGGGCTGGAGGGTCAGGGCAAAGAAGCGGTTGCTCGGAGAATAAGTCCCGGAAGCAGTGGTGAAGGGCACGCTGGTGAAGCTGGCATCGACGCTGCCGTTGAAGTTCAGCCGCACCACGCGCGTAGCGGATGAGCCCGATGCGTTGCGGAAGCTGCCGCCGACGAGCAGCTTGCCATCGGCCTGCAGGGCCATGCTGCCGAAAGCGGAAAGGGAGTTGTTGCCGCTGGTAACCGGGGCGAAAGTACCGTCATACGTGCCGTTGTTGAGCAGGCGCACCAGGTTGGAAACCGGCGCGTTGCCATACTGCGTGAACGGGCCACCCACCAGCACGCGGCCGTCGGGCTGCACCAGCACGCGGGTCGGAGCCGAGGGGAAAAGGCTGGCTGCAAAGCTGTTGTCGGGGCTGCCGTTGGTCAGGTAGCGCCGCAGCTGCCGGCCCGAGGCCACCACCACCCGGCCGTCGGGTTGCAGGGCCAGGTCAGTAACCGCCACGTCGAGGGCACTGGTAGTGTTGAAGACGAACTGGCCGTCGAGCGTGCCATCGGTATTGAGGCGGGCCAGCCGCCGCGCGCTCTGGCCGTTTATGTCCATAAACGAGCCTCCGATGAGCAGCTTGCCATCGGCTTGCCGCGCCACGGCGCTGACGTTGCCGTTGACTTGCGTCACGGGCTGCCAGCTGGCGTCGACGCTGCCGTCGGTGTTGAGCTGCAGCAGGCTGCGGTCGAGCGTGCCGCTGAAGTTGGTGAAAAAGCCGGGCACGGCCAGCTTGCCCGAGCTCAGCAGGGTGATGGAATACGGCAGGTAGTTCGGGTCGCCAATGGCCTGGTACGACGCGTCGATGCTCCCGTTGGTATTCAGGCGCACCAGGGGCGTCGCCAGGGAGTTGGTTTTAACCAGGATTTTGCCGTCGGCCTGTACTTCCATGGCTTCGCCATAATAGCTGTAAGCGCCGTAGGGCTCACTCAGCAGGCTAGGCACGGTGAACGTGTTGTCGCGGACCCCGGAGGGCAGTACCCGCTGCAGACCCACGCCGGTGGGCGAGGCGGCCGACGTCACCACACCCGCCAGCAGAATGCTGCCGTTGGGCTGCACCTTGATGTTGTATATCTGCGAGTCGAACTGCAGGCCGGCGTTAAACGAGGTGTCGAACGAGCCATCGGCGTTCAGCCGGGCCACGCCGTTGCAGACGTAGCCATTATACGAGTCGAAATCGCCGCCGATGAGAAACTTGCCCCCGGGCGCGGGTGCGATGGTCCATACCTCACCATCAGCCCCAGAGCCCTGGTTGAAGGTCGGATCCACTGAGCCATTGGCGTTCAGGCGCACGATGCCGTGGGCCGTCGTACCGTTGAACTGTTCGAAATACCCCACGGCCAGGGTCTGGCCGTTGGCCAGGGGCAGGGCGTCGTCGAGGTAGGCTGCGCCG is a window from the Hymenobacter aquaticus genome containing:
- a CDS encoding aminotransferase class IV; amino-acid sequence: MLLLNDVLLPTATLPLPNRGLAFGDGFFETLVFADNRLRYAADHHARMTSAAAALYLTLPAALASAAALEATLARLVQAISTGPVRLRLQVWRTGAGRYTPLTDQAEWLATAEGFEENDSPLEVVDFARQTHAQPSPLSFCKGPQAWLYVRAAHERQQRGLDEIILTTAAGHVAEAGAAAVFWLKEGKLYTPALTTGCVAGVRRAHLLRVARQHGLACVEDLFTPADVARAEAVFVANVAGIRSIRTLGTQHFQVEHPALTALRDWEKRA
- a CDS encoding T9SS type A sorting domain-containing protein, with translation MKSFLLVASGLALVALSGAPATAQTLSPSLAGLQVYAPGTAYSVTEQPDGKRVVVGSFSRINGTAVPRLARFNADGSLDAAFNQNIGAAAAVYRAKLQSNGQYLLVAFSNSPLTVGGLTRAGGLLRLNANGTADASFDPGTGPSYGTGAAYLDDALPLANGQTLAVGYFEQFNGTTAHGIVRLNANGSVDPTFNQGSGADGEVWTIAPAPGGKFLIGGDFDSYNGYVCNGVARLNADGSFDTSFNAGLQFDSQIYNIKVQPNGSILLAGVVTSAASPTGVGLQRVLPSGVRDNTFTVPSLLSEPYGAYSYYGEAMEVQADGKILVKTNSLATPLVRLNTNGSIDASYQAIGDPNYLPYSITLLSSGKLAVPGFFTNFSGTLDRSLLQLNTDGSVDASWQPVTQVNGNVSAVARQADGKLLIGGSFMDINGQSARRLARLNTDGTLDGQFVFNTTSALDVAVTDLALQPDGRVVVASGRQLRRYLTNGSPDNSFAASLFPSAPTRVLVQPDGRVLVGGPFTQYGNAPVSNLVRLLNNGTYDGTFAPVTSGNNSLSAFGSMALQADGKLLVGGSFRNASGSSATRVVRLNFNGSVDASFTSVPFTTASGTYSPSNRFFALTLQPDGKLVAGGVFGAVNGSVRANLARLNADGTLDAGFTPPALTGTIYTLAVQPNNRVLVGGSFTSSSLPTNLARVLANGTADATFAATAVPNGSVRSLLIEPSGAVLAGGFFTTIGGQADMALARLIVPNVLHVAAPQAVADRTQAWPVPAQQQLTVVPDASAHAQALELLDALGRPVLRRTLSGAAPATLAVEALPAGIYLLRVVYAEGIVTRRIQVQ